The Diaphorobacter ruginosibacter genome contains a region encoding:
- a CDS encoding methyl-accepting chemotaxis protein: protein MSFSLDKLFKRKDAKSAEGADPAIGASEQDSLVAGSMADSFQNEGMYSVQGDPSQPSQFGDDDDFANQDVVSLPLLGRASPAAHQRKLLLLLGIGLVVLALIAGWVLQQSNRVAQQLTATGQSLMQSQRLAKAVSQALVGANQAFPDVKESSTVLGRNVNALNSGDSELGVQSLGDNFKADLDAISPLVERAERNAKVVMSQQKILTQVGDALRTINRQSADLLEIAETVSSLKLQQNASSAEISAAGQLVMLTQRIGKSANEFQTTEGVSPEAVFLLGKDLNSFKEIAQGLLDGSSELRLPASRDAQTREQLEGLIKLYDETRTQAGAILGNLQGLVSAREAQSAIVADSEPLRRGLEQLQTKLSDQSGIGIGQLIALVLAGVFVVFCGIGISRVQLGDSRNRQAAAESMQRDAKRQEQEAKRVNDANQAAILRLMNELQSVAEGDLTQEATVTEDITGAIADSVNYTVEELRQLVGSVQNTATRVAQTTAQVDATSTELLAASTEQLREIRETGRSVLEMANRINDVSVQAQESASVARQSLQAADQGLTAVQNAIGGMNSIRDQIQDTSKRIKRLGESSQEIGEITELISDITEQTNVLALNAAIQAASAGEAGRGFSVVAEEVQRLAERSADATRQISALVKAIQTDTQDAVAAMERSTQGVVEGARLSDSAGTALTEIDRVSRRLSDLIEQFSTSTSREAELANEVAENIQHIFAVTEQTGEGTRTTAQQVRELSQVAEELRQSVSRFKIA, encoded by the coding sequence ATGTCTTTTTCACTTGACAAACTATTCAAGCGCAAGGACGCCAAGTCCGCTGAAGGCGCAGACCCGGCGATCGGTGCATCCGAGCAGGACTCCCTGGTCGCCGGCTCCATGGCCGATTCGTTCCAGAACGAGGGCATGTACAGCGTGCAGGGCGATCCCAGCCAGCCCTCGCAATTCGGCGACGATGATGACTTTGCCAACCAGGACGTCGTGTCGCTGCCGCTGCTGGGCCGTGCATCGCCTGCTGCCCACCAGCGCAAGCTGCTGCTGCTCCTGGGTATCGGCCTTGTCGTGCTGGCGCTGATCGCCGGCTGGGTGCTGCAGCAGTCCAATCGCGTGGCGCAGCAGCTCACGGCGACGGGCCAGTCGCTGATGCAGTCGCAGCGTCTTGCGAAGGCGGTGTCGCAGGCTCTGGTGGGTGCCAACCAGGCATTCCCGGACGTGAAGGAAAGCTCCACCGTGCTGGGTCGCAACGTCAACGCACTGAACAGCGGCGACAGCGAACTGGGCGTGCAGTCGCTTGGCGACAACTTCAAGGCCGACCTGGATGCGATCTCCCCCCTGGTCGAGCGCGCAGAGCGCAACGCCAAGGTGGTGATGAGCCAGCAGAAGATCCTGACCCAGGTGGGTGACGCTCTGCGCACCATCAACCGCCAGTCGGCCGACCTGCTGGAGATCGCGGAGACGGTGTCCTCGCTCAAGCTGCAGCAGAACGCATCGTCCGCAGAAATCTCCGCCGCCGGCCAGCTCGTGATGCTGACCCAGCGTATCGGCAAGTCCGCCAACGAATTCCAGACGACCGAAGGCGTGAGCCCCGAGGCCGTGTTCCTGCTGGGCAAGGACTTGAACTCCTTCAAGGAGATCGCCCAGGGCCTGCTTGACGGCAGCTCCGAACTGCGCCTGCCCGCCAGCCGCGATGCGCAGACGCGCGAGCAGCTGGAAGGCCTGATCAAGCTCTATGACGAAACACGCACCCAGGCGGGTGCGATCCTGGGCAACCTGCAAGGCCTGGTGTCCGCGCGTGAAGCGCAATCCGCCATCGTGGCGGACAGCGAGCCGCTGCGCCGCGGCCTGGAGCAACTGCAGACCAAGCTGTCCGACCAGAGCGGTATCGGCATCGGCCAACTGATCGCACTGGTGCTGGCCGGTGTGTTCGTCGTGTTCTGCGGTATCGGTATTTCCCGCGTTCAGCTGGGCGACTCCCGCAATCGCCAGGCGGCCGCCGAATCGATGCAGCGCGATGCGAAGCGCCAGGAGCAGGAAGCCAAGCGCGTGAACGACGCGAACCAGGCCGCCATTCTGCGTCTGATGAACGAACTGCAGTCGGTTGCTGAAGGCGACCTGACACAGGAAGCGACCGTGACAGAGGACATCACCGGCGCCATTGCCGACTCGGTGAACTACACGGTGGAAGAATTGCGTCAGCTGGTGGGTTCGGTGCAGAACACCGCGACCCGCGTGGCACAGACGACGGCACAGGTGGACGCCACCTCGACCGAACTGCTGGCGGCTTCCACCGAACAGCTGCGCGAGATTCGCGAAACCGGCCGCTCGGTTCTGGAGATGGCGAACCGTATTAACGACGTGTCGGTGCAGGCGCAGGAATCGGCATCGGTTGCGCGCCAGTCGCTGCAGGCTGCCGACCAGGGCCTGACCGCCGTGCAGAACGCCATCGGCGGTATGAACTCGATCCGCGACCAGATCCAGGACACCTCCAAGCGGATCAAGCGCCTGGGTGAATCGTCGCAGGAGATTGGTGAAATCACCGAACTGATTTCCGACATTACCGAACAGACCAACGTGCTGGCCCTGAACGCCGCCATCCAGGCCGCATCGGCCGGTGAAGCGGGCCGGGGCTTCTCGGTGGTTGCGGAAGAAGTGCAGCGCCTTGCTGAACGCTCCGCGGACGCCACGCGCCAGATTTCGGCGCTCGTGAAGGCGATTCAGACCGACACCCAGGATGCCGTGGCCGCCATGGAGCGTTCCACGCAGGGTGTGGTGGAAGGGGCTCGCCTGTCCGACTCCGCCGGTACTGCACTGACGGAGATCGACCGCGTGTCGCGCCGTCTGTCCGACCTGATCGAGCAGTTCTCGACTTCCACATCGCGCGAGGCCGAACTCGCCAACGAAGTGGCCGAGAACATCCAGCACATTTTCGCGGTGACGGAGCAGACCGGAGAGGGTACGCGTACGACGGCCCAGCAGGTGCGAGAGCTGTCGCAGGTGGCCGAGGAGCTTCGCCAATCCGTTTCGCGTTTCAAGATTGCCTGA
- a CDS encoding chemotaxis protein CheW has protein sequence MANREALRELQTRLASRLQAAKAEGSNVSSWLAVETAGERYLLPLGHAGEIFPWNGVQAVPYTHPWFLGVANLRGSLMGVVDLGGLAGTAVARTEQSLADSSLLAMNPALEVNSALLVDRLLGLRGTDAFVSSEPPAEGAPEFFGTRYTDGQGALWQELNLQAMAQSQAFLSIGV, from the coding sequence ATGGCCAATCGCGAAGCCCTCAGAGAGCTCCAGACCCGACTTGCCAGTCGCCTCCAGGCGGCCAAGGCAGAGGGCTCGAACGTGTCGTCCTGGCTGGCAGTGGAAACCGCTGGCGAGCGTTACCTGCTGCCTCTCGGGCATGCCGGTGAAATCTTTCCCTGGAACGGTGTCCAGGCGGTTCCCTATACGCACCCCTGGTTTCTGGGCGTGGCCAACCTGCGGGGCTCGCTCATGGGCGTGGTCGATCTGGGAGGGCTTGCGGGCACTGCCGTCGCGCGCACCGAGCAGAGCCTGGCCGACTCGAGCCTGCTGGCGATGAATCCGGCTCTGGAAGTCAATTCGGCGCTCCTCGTGGACAGGCTGCTCGGCCTGCGCGGCACGGATGCCTTTGTGTCTTCCGAACCCCCGGCCGAAGGCGCACCCGAGTTCTTCGGCACGCGCTACACCGATGGACAGGGCGCGCTCTGGCAGGAACTGAATCTGCAGGCGATGGCCCAGAGCCAAGCGTTCCTGAGTATCGGTGTTTGA
- a CDS encoding response regulator, producing the protein MPIQKVLVVDDSKTELMYLTDLLQKRGLQVRTAENADEAIKRLAEEKPDLILMDVVMPGQNGFQLTRTISRDPLFADVPIIMCTSKNQETDRVWGMRQGARGYITKPVDPAELQAKIDALN; encoded by the coding sequence ATGCCAATTCAGAAAGTGCTGGTTGTCGATGATTCGAAAACTGAATTGATGTATCTGACCGATTTGCTGCAAAAGCGCGGTCTGCAGGTGCGCACCGCGGAAAACGCGGACGAGGCGATCAAGCGCCTCGCGGAAGAGAAGCCCGACCTGATCCTGATGGACGTCGTGATGCCCGGCCAGAACGGCTTCCAGCTCACCCGCACGATCTCGCGCGATCCGTTGTTTGCCGATGTGCCGATCATCATGTGCACGAGCAAGAACCAGGAAACCGACCGCGTCTGGGGCATGCGCCAGGGCGCGCGCGGCTACATCACCAAGCCCGTCGATCCGGCCGAACTGCAGGCCAAGATCGACGCGCTGAACTGA
- a CDS encoding response regulator, giving the protein MTTEANPTFKVLVVDDSNTIRRSAEIFLKQGGHDVLLADDGFDALSKINDFQPQLIFCDILMPKLDGYQTCAIIKRNAKYADTPVVMLSSKDGVFDKARGRMVGCQEYLTKPFTKDQLLQAVQQFGNMDQGVK; this is encoded by the coding sequence TTGACTACAGAAGCAAATCCTACGTTCAAAGTGCTTGTTGTCGATGACAGCAACACCATTCGACGCAGCGCAGAAATCTTTCTCAAGCAGGGTGGCCACGACGTGCTGCTGGCCGATGACGGTTTCGACGCGCTCTCGAAGATCAACGACTTTCAGCCGCAATTGATTTTTTGCGACATTCTGATGCCCAAGCTCGATGGCTATCAGACATGCGCCATCATCAAGCGCAACGCGAAGTACGCTGACACGCCCGTGGTCATGCTGTCTTCCAAGGATGGTGTGTTCGACAAGGCGCGCGGCCGCATGGTCGGCTGTCAGGAATACCTCACCAAACCGTTTACAAAAGACCAGCTGCTGCAGGCTGTGCAGCAGTTCGGCAACATGGATCAAGGAGTTAAGTAA
- a CDS encoding rubredoxin, with translation MTDSKTWMCLICGWIYDEAEGAPEHGIPPNTPWEQVPMNWTCPECGARKEDFEMVQI, from the coding sequence GTGACAGACTCGAAAACTTGGATGTGTTTGATTTGCGGGTGGATCTATGACGAGGCGGAGGGGGCTCCCGAGCATGGTATTCCACCGAATACGCCATGGGAACAGGTACCCATGAATTGGACATGTCCGGAATGCGGCGCTCGGAAGGAAGATTTCGAGATGGTGCAGATTTGA
- the thiD gene encoding bifunctional hydroxymethylpyrimidine kinase/phosphomethylpyrimidine kinase encodes MKQDPTLPHSTPSENDGSEEVAGAVCAVTFNANDPSGAGGLMGDAIAMASVGAHALTIVTGTYVRDTTEIVDFFPIDDEAVSDQARTVFQDMPVQAIKVGFAGSPENLAVIAELAADYAEVPVVAYMPNLSWWSDDLIDQYLDAFQELMLPQTSVLVGNHSTLRRWLLPDWDSDRPPTAREIAMAASQLGVSYTLVTGVPVDNQHFDNVLTSGQAILGSGQFERLEVSFAGAGDTLSAALAALIACDNDLGDATREALLYLDGCLMAGYRPGMGQLLPDRMFWAQPDDDEEDDESSSESGDVPDVDAFQIPPHDTSH; translated from the coding sequence ATGAAACAAGACCCCACACTTCCCCATTCCACCCCGTCGGAGAACGACGGTTCCGAAGAGGTCGCGGGCGCTGTCTGCGCAGTGACGTTCAACGCCAATGACCCCAGCGGGGCCGGAGGATTGATGGGAGACGCCATCGCCATGGCCTCCGTTGGCGCGCATGCTCTGACTATTGTGACCGGCACTTATGTCCGGGATACAACAGAGATTGTCGATTTCTTCCCTATTGACGACGAAGCTGTTTCAGATCAAGCACGTACCGTCTTCCAGGATATGCCGGTGCAGGCCATCAAGGTCGGGTTTGCGGGAAGCCCCGAGAATCTGGCCGTGATCGCCGAGCTGGCGGCCGACTATGCGGAGGTTCCGGTGGTCGCCTACATGCCCAACCTTTCCTGGTGGAGCGACGACCTCATTGACCAGTATCTGGATGCCTTCCAGGAATTGATGCTTCCGCAAACCTCCGTGTTGGTAGGAAACCACAGCACCCTGCGCCGCTGGCTGCTTCCCGACTGGGACAGCGACCGCCCGCCGACTGCGCGCGAGATCGCCATGGCTGCCTCGCAGCTCGGCGTGTCCTACACGCTCGTGACCGGCGTGCCCGTGGACAACCAGCATTTCGACAACGTGCTCACATCGGGCCAGGCGATTCTGGGCAGCGGACAGTTCGAGCGGCTCGAGGTCAGCTTCGCCGGCGCCGGCGATACCCTCTCCGCCGCGCTCGCAGCGCTCATCGCCTGTGACAATGACCTCGGCGATGCCACGCGCGAGGCACTGCTCTACCTGGATGGTTGCCTGATGGCAGGTTATCGCCCGGGCATGGGCCAGCTGCTCCCCGACCGCATGTTCTGGGCCCAGCCCGATGACGACGAAGAAGACGACGAATCGTCCTCCGAATCCGGCGACGTCCCGGACGTCGATGCTTTTCAGATTCCTCCTCATGACACATCCCACTGA
- the hemL gene encoding glutamate-1-semialdehyde 2,1-aminomutase, protein MTHPTDSNVSLFERAKQVIPGGVNSPVRAFAAVGGTPRFVEHALGAYFWDTNGQQFTDYIGSWGPMILGHGHPEVIAEVQKAVLEGFSYGAPTEREVQLAEAILRIMPSMDMVRLVSSGTEAGMSALRLARGFTGRNKIIKFNGCYHGHADSLLVKAGSGLATFGASSSAGVPADVVKDTIVLEYNDIGQLEEAFAKLGGEIACVIMEPIAGNMNFVRASVDFTRRIRELTREHGALMIYDEVMTGFRVALGSAQSLYARQIAGFQPDITVMGKVIGGGMPMAAFGARREIMEKLSPLGPVYQAGTLSGNPIATACGLKTLELISQPGFHDALHARTGRLMAGLKQEADAAGLPFSVDHQGGLFGFFFLPELPTSYPQVMKTDGKVFNKFFHGMLDRGHYFAPALYEAGFVSSAHTDADVDKTVEAAREVFRTL, encoded by the coding sequence ATGACACATCCCACTGATTCAAACGTTTCCCTCTTCGAGCGCGCCAAGCAGGTCATCCCTGGCGGCGTGAACTCGCCCGTGCGCGCCTTCGCTGCGGTGGGCGGTACCCCGCGCTTCGTGGAACATGCGCTGGGCGCGTACTTCTGGGACACCAACGGCCAGCAGTTCACCGACTACATCGGCAGCTGGGGTCCCATGATCCTGGGCCACGGCCACCCCGAGGTGATCGCCGAAGTCCAGAAGGCCGTTCTCGAAGGCTTCTCCTATGGTGCTCCGACCGAGCGCGAAGTGCAGCTGGCCGAGGCCATCCTGAGGATCATGCCGTCGATGGACATGGTGCGCCTTGTCAGCTCGGGCACCGAAGCCGGCATGAGCGCACTGCGCCTGGCCCGGGGCTTCACGGGCCGCAACAAGATAATCAAGTTCAATGGCTGCTACCACGGCCATGCGGATTCGCTGCTGGTGAAGGCCGGCTCGGGCCTGGCGACCTTTGGCGCGTCGTCTTCCGCCGGGGTGCCTGCCGACGTGGTCAAGGACACCATCGTCCTCGAATACAACGACATCGGCCAATTGGAAGAAGCCTTTGCCAAGCTGGGCGGCGAGATCGCCTGCGTGATCATGGAGCCCATTGCAGGCAACATGAACTTCGTGCGTGCCTCGGTGGACTTCACGCGCCGCATCCGCGAGCTCACGCGGGAACATGGCGCACTGATGATCTACGACGAGGTCATGACGGGATTCCGCGTCGCGCTCGGCAGCGCGCAAAGCCTGTATGCCCGGCAGATCGCAGGATTCCAGCCCGACATCACGGTGATGGGCAAGGTGATCGGCGGCGGCATGCCCATGGCAGCGTTCGGCGCGCGGCGCGAGATCATGGAAAAACTCTCGCCGCTCGGCCCCGTGTACCAGGCAGGCACGCTGTCGGGCAATCCTATCGCCACGGCCTGCGGATTGAAGACACTGGAACTCATCAGCCAGCCGGGCTTCCACGATGCCCTGCACGCGCGCACCGGACGCCTGATGGCCGGCCTCAAGCAGGAAGCCGATGCGGCGGGCCTGCCCTTCAGCGTGGATCACCAGGGTGGCCTGTTCGGCTTCTTCTTCCTGCCCGAGCTGCCCACCAGCTACCCGCAGGTCATGAAGACCGACGGCAAGGTGTTCAACAAGTTCTTCCATGGCATGCTCGACCGCGGCCACTATTTCGCGCCCGCCCTCTACGAGGCCGGATTCGTGAGCAGCGCCCACACCGATGCGGACGTGGACAAGACGGTCGAGGCGGCGCGCGAGGTGTTCCGGACACTGTAG
- a CDS encoding alkaline phosphatase D family protein, producing the protein MRPNRLINLIEQSPAASSTSRRTFVRQLAWGAAAGLSGTLAACGGGGSDNGTDPQVQYLHGVASGDPLTDRVILWTRVSPVSVFVGDIAVQWEVASDNGFQRIVAQGQARTSVDQDYTVKVDVAGLQPASVYYYRFRVATQASQVGRTKTLPQGAVKQVKLAVFSCANFPQGFFNVYGDAATHADVDAAVHLGDYIYEYEKGVYASPQAAAMGRVVDPVNETVTLKDYRLRHAQYKTDAQLQKLHAQMPMIAVWDDHEICNDTWRDGAENHQPSAEGDFAVRKAAAIKAYHEWMPTRVGRAEIIYRSFAFGDLLALHMLDTRVIGRDQQLDYAKLLSVPAAQLPATLQAALGDPARELMGSTQTAWLQQGMAASRATWQVLGQQVVMGRMNVPAPLLLGFMGLPGGVSVGEYLRIATLARTRPEQLTAADKAVLAQPSIPYNLDAWDGYAAARERVLAMSQQLGKNLVVLSGDTHNAWASVLKTQGGAAVGVEFATASVSSPGFDANLSIEPPVLKNALETLIPDLRYCDTARRGYMIVTATSEACTSQWIYVDTVTSTTYKASADASWKVLAGRPGELVKA; encoded by the coding sequence ATGCGGCCGAACCGTCTCATCAATCTCATCGAACAATCCCCGGCAGCGTCCTCTACGAGCCGACGCACCTTCGTCCGGCAGCTCGCCTGGGGCGCAGCCGCCGGCCTGAGCGGCACGCTCGCGGCCTGCGGCGGGGGTGGCTCCGACAATGGCACCGACCCCCAGGTCCAGTACCTGCATGGGGTCGCCAGCGGTGATCCGCTCACCGACCGCGTGATCCTGTGGACGCGCGTCTCGCCCGTCAGCGTGTTCGTGGGCGACATCGCCGTGCAGTGGGAAGTCGCGAGCGACAATGGTTTTCAGCGCATCGTCGCGCAGGGCCAGGCCCGCACGTCGGTGGACCAGGACTACACCGTCAAGGTCGACGTCGCGGGCCTGCAGCCGGCATCGGTCTACTACTACCGCTTTCGCGTGGCCACGCAGGCCTCGCAGGTCGGCCGCACCAAGACGCTGCCGCAGGGCGCCGTCAAGCAGGTCAAGCTGGCCGTGTTCTCATGCGCCAATTTCCCGCAAGGCTTCTTCAACGTCTACGGCGACGCGGCGACACATGCCGACGTGGACGCGGCGGTTCACCTGGGCGACTACATCTACGAATACGAAAAAGGCGTCTATGCCTCGCCGCAGGCCGCCGCCATGGGCCGCGTGGTCGATCCGGTCAATGAGACCGTCACGCTCAAGGACTATCGGCTGCGCCACGCGCAGTACAAGACCGACGCGCAGTTGCAGAAGCTGCATGCGCAGATGCCGATGATTGCCGTCTGGGACGACCATGAAATCTGCAACGATACCTGGAGGGATGGCGCCGAAAACCACCAGCCATCGGCCGAAGGGGACTTCGCGGTGCGCAAGGCCGCCGCGATCAAGGCGTACCACGAGTGGATGCCCACGCGCGTGGGCCGTGCGGAGATCATCTACCGCAGCTTTGCCTTCGGCGACCTGCTTGCGCTGCACATGCTGGACACACGCGTCATCGGCCGCGACCAGCAGCTCGACTACGCCAAGCTGCTCAGTGTGCCCGCAGCGCAGTTGCCTGCCACGCTGCAGGCCGCGCTCGGCGACCCGGCACGCGAGCTCATGGGCAGCACGCAGACCGCATGGCTGCAGCAGGGCATGGCGGCCTCCAGGGCGACCTGGCAGGTGCTCGGCCAGCAGGTCGTGATGGGCCGCATGAACGTGCCCGCGCCCTTGCTGCTCGGCTTCATGGGCCTGCCAGGCGGCGTCTCGGTGGGTGAGTATCTGCGCATCGCAACGCTTGCGCGGACCCGCCCAGAGCAGCTCACTGCAGCGGACAAGGCCGTGCTCGCGCAGCCGAGCATCCCCTACAACCTCGACGCCTGGGACGGCTACGCAGCGGCGCGGGAACGCGTGCTCGCGATGAGCCAGCAGCTCGGCAAGAACCTCGTGGTGCTCTCGGGGGACACGCACAACGCCTGGGCCAGCGTGCTCAAGACACAGGGCGGCGCCGCCGTGGGAGTCGAGTTTGCAACGGCATCGGTGAGCTCGCCGGGCTTCGACGCCAACCTGTCCATCGAGCCGCCGGTCCTGAAAAATGCCCTCGAGACGCTGATCCCCGACCTGCGCTACTGCGACACGGCACGACGCGGCTACATGATCGTGACGGCAACGTCCGAGGCCTGCACATCACAATGGATCTATGTGGATACGGTGACCAGCACCACCTACAAGGCCAGTGCCGATGCCAGCTGGAAGGTACTCGCCGGGCGCCCCGGCGAGTTGGTCAAGGCCTGA
- a CDS encoding c-type cytochrome, which translates to MTDSYDEDDVPRRPRWIGWAIVIFMALIAFGVLNVGWLIMRPTPAADAMKSMLEARPELAAGKALIEGSDCMRCHGMQRHFVGPSFEAISARYAGEAYAVEHLARRIREGSVGIWGNVIMPRHPQITPEQSQQMAAWVMAVPPAAPEAASQVRP; encoded by the coding sequence GTGACGGATAGCTACGACGAAGACGATGTGCCCCGCCGCCCCAGGTGGATTGGCTGGGCGATCGTGATCTTCATGGCGCTGATCGCATTCGGCGTGCTCAACGTGGGCTGGCTCATCATGCGCCCCACGCCCGCCGCCGATGCGATGAAATCCATGCTCGAGGCGCGGCCCGAGCTCGCTGCCGGCAAGGCACTCATCGAGGGTTCGGACTGCATGCGCTGCCACGGAATGCAGCGCCATTTCGTGGGCCCGTCCTTCGAGGCGATCTCGGCCCGGTATGCGGGGGAGGCTTATGCAGTGGAGCACCTCGCACGCCGGATCCGCGAAGGCAGCGTAGGCATCTGGGGCAACGTGATCATGCCGCGCCATCCGCAGATCACACCGGAACAATCGCAGCAGATGGCGGCCTGGGTGATGGCGGTGCCGCCCGCCGCCCCCGAGGCGGCCAGCCAGGTCAGGCCTTGA
- the purH gene encoding bifunctional phosphoribosylaminoimidazolecarboxamide formyltransferase/IMP cyclohydrolase, protein MKALISVSDKTGIVEFAQALHNLGVKLLSTGGTAKLLADKGLPVTEVAEVTQFPEMLDGRVKTLHPKVHGGLLARRDLPEHMAALQEHGIDTIDLLVVNLYPFEATVAKAGCTLADAIENIDIGGPAMVRSAAKNWKDVGVVTAADQYDAVLAELRAGGKLSNKLRFELSVAAFNRISQYDGAISDYLSSVKFEDEKLSEEYVPERTAFPGQANAQFIKIQDLRYGENSHQQAAWYRDLYPAPGSLATGVQLQGKELSYNNIADADAAWECVKSFDEPACVIVKHANPCGVAVGKDAHQAYAKAFQTDPTSAFGGIIAFNRPVDKAAAEAVSKQFVEVLMAPEFSAEALEIFKAKVNVRLMKIALPQGGKTDWDNGRNAVESKRVGSGILLQSADNHELQLADLKIVTVKQPTPQELQDLLFAWKVAKFVKSNAIVFCKNGMTMGVGAGQMSRLDSARIASIKAEAAKLTLQNTVVASDAFFPFRDGLDVVVDAGATCVAQPGGSMRDQEVIDAANERGVAMVFTGVRHFRH, encoded by the coding sequence ATGAAAGCACTGATCTCCGTCTCCGACAAAACCGGCATCGTCGAATTTGCGCAAGCCCTGCACAACCTCGGCGTGAAGCTGCTGTCCACTGGCGGCACCGCCAAGCTGCTGGCCGACAAGGGCCTGCCCGTGACCGAGGTGGCCGAAGTCACGCAGTTCCCAGAGATGCTGGATGGCCGCGTGAAGACGCTGCACCCCAAGGTGCACGGTGGCCTGCTTGCGCGCCGCGACCTGCCCGAGCACATGGCGGCTCTCCAGGAGCACGGCATCGACACCATCGACCTGCTGGTGGTGAACCTCTATCCCTTCGAGGCCACCGTTGCCAAGGCGGGCTGCACGCTGGCCGACGCCATCGAGAACATCGACATCGGCGGTCCCGCGATGGTGCGCTCCGCCGCGAAGAACTGGAAGGACGTGGGCGTTGTGACGGCCGCCGACCAGTACGATGCCGTGCTGGCCGAGCTGAGGGCGGGCGGCAAGCTGTCCAACAAGCTGCGCTTCGAGCTCTCGGTGGCCGCGTTCAATCGCATTTCCCAGTATGACGGCGCGATCTCCGACTATCTGTCGTCGGTGAAGTTCGAGGACGAGAAGCTGTCCGAGGAATACGTGCCCGAGCGCACCGCATTCCCCGGCCAGGCGAATGCCCAGTTCATCAAGATCCAGGATCTGCGCTACGGCGAGAACAGCCACCAGCAGGCCGCGTGGTACCGCGACCTGTACCCGGCCCCCGGCTCGCTCGCCACGGGCGTGCAGCTGCAGGGCAAGGAGCTCTCGTACAACAACATCGCCGACGCCGATGCCGCATGGGAATGCGTGAAGAGCTTCGACGAGCCGGCCTGTGTGATCGTCAAGCATGCCAACCCCTGCGGCGTGGCCGTGGGCAAGGATGCACACCAGGCCTATGCCAAGGCCTTCCAGACCGATCCGACCAGCGCGTTCGGCGGGATCATCGCGTTCAACCGCCCCGTGGACAAGGCCGCTGCCGAAGCGGTGTCCAAGCAGTTCGTCGAAGTGCTGATGGCGCCCGAGTTCAGCGCCGAGGCGCTCGAGATCTTCAAGGCGAAGGTCAACGTGCGACTGATGAAGATTGCCTTGCCCCAGGGCGGCAAGACCGATTGGGACAACGGCCGCAACGCCGTGGAATCCAAGCGCGTGGGCTCGGGCATCCTGCTGCAGTCGGCGGACAACCACGAATTGCAGCTGGCCGACCTGAAGATCGTCACCGTGAAGCAGCCCACGCCGCAAGAGCTGCAGGACCTGCTGTTCGCCTGGAAGGTGGCGAAGTTCGTGAAATCCAACGCCATCGTGTTCTGCAAGAACGGCATGACCATGGGCGTGGGCGCGGGCCAGATGTCGCGCCTTGATTCCGCGCGCATCGCATCGATCAAGGCCGAGGCGGCCAAGCTCACGCTCCAGAACACGGTCGTGGCGAGCGATGCGTTCTTCCCGTTCCGCGACGGCCTGGACGTGGTGGTGGATGCGGGCGCTACCTGCGTCGCCCAGCCCGGTGGCTCGATGCGCGATCAGGAAGTGATCGACGCGGCGAACGAGCGCGGCGTGGCCATGGTGTTCACCGGCGTGCGTCACTTCCGTCACTGA
- a CDS encoding Fis family transcriptional regulator produces MSKNNIEESVRESLQSYFRDLDGESPDGVYDMVIRLVEKPLLEVVMTHANENQSRAAEWLGLNRNTLRKKLVEHKLL; encoded by the coding sequence ATGAGCAAGAACAACATTGAAGAGTCCGTTCGCGAGAGCCTGCAAAGCTATTTCCGCGATCTGGATGGGGAGTCTCCCGACGGCGTGTATGACATGGTCATCCGCCTGGTCGAAAAGCCGCTGCTGGAGGTGGTGATGACCCACGCCAACGAGAACCAGTCGCGTGCGGCGGAATGGCTGGGCCTGAACCGCAACACGCTGCGCAAGAAGCTTGTGGAGCACAAGCTGCTGTGA